One Microlunatus soli genomic window carries:
- a CDS encoding helix-turn-helix transcriptional regulator, whose translation MTTTARSELSDFLRARRSQVSPADVGLPVGARRRLQGLRREEVAVLAGVGSSWYQWLEQGRDITVSGQVLDAVARVLRLSDEERRHLYVLAGLNPPLPQAPSDCTVGADIVRLLAGWLPHPAHVVDRYWNFVEANDAARVIFGWRKEFAGNCLIDFFGSGLYRGGIVAWDEMAPIVVANYRYEMTRHGNDDGYRAVIDQAVATSGEFADLWGRHEVLPAAPTIKTFNHPEVGELVMEGRMLHLPERSDLTLVLHMPQPGTATAERIAELISTERRLRLATSA comes from the coding sequence GTGACCACCACCGCACGGAGCGAGTTGAGCGATTTCCTCAGGGCCCGCCGGTCGCAGGTCTCACCGGCCGACGTCGGGCTGCCGGTCGGGGCCAGGCGCCGGCTCCAGGGGCTGCGTCGCGAGGAGGTCGCCGTGCTGGCCGGCGTCGGTTCGTCCTGGTATCAGTGGCTGGAGCAGGGGCGCGACATCACGGTCTCCGGGCAGGTGTTGGACGCTGTCGCGCGCGTGCTCCGGCTCAGCGACGAGGAACGCCGTCACCTCTACGTGCTCGCCGGTCTGAATCCGCCGCTGCCGCAGGCACCGTCGGACTGCACGGTCGGTGCCGACATCGTCCGGCTGCTTGCCGGTTGGCTGCCGCATCCCGCGCACGTGGTGGATCGTTACTGGAACTTCGTCGAGGCCAACGACGCGGCCCGGGTGATCTTCGGTTGGCGCAAGGAGTTCGCCGGCAACTGCTTGATCGACTTCTTCGGCTCCGGGCTCTATCGCGGCGGCATCGTGGCGTGGGACGAGATGGCGCCGATCGTCGTCGCCAACTACCGCTACGAGATGACCCGGCACGGCAATGACGACGGCTATCGCGCCGTGATCGATCAGGCCGTGGCCACCAGTGGTGAATTCGCTGACCTGTGGGGTCGACATGAGGTGTTGCCGGCGGCGCCGACGATCAAGACCTTCAACCATCCCGAGGTGGGCGAGTTGGTGATGGAAGGGCGGATGCTGCATCTGCCCGAACGCTCCGATCTGACCTTGGTGCTGCACATGCCTCAGCCCGGAACGGCGACCGCCGAACGGATCGCCGAGTTGATCAGCACCGAACGTCGGCTGCGACTGGCGACGAGCGCCTGA
- a CDS encoding PPOX class F420-dependent oxidoreductase, with protein MSIEPAVREVLDGTSIAHLATVLPDGGPHSVPVWIGTEGEHIVIMTGPHSQKARNLRRDPRVAISLTAPDNPFQPVIIRGRVVEWLDGVPARRIVDRLAMKYIGSPYDPDIVRIVARIEPDHQSA; from the coding sequence GTGAGCATCGAACCCGCAGTCCGCGAGGTGCTCGACGGCACCTCGATCGCCCACCTGGCCACGGTCCTGCCCGACGGCGGCCCGCACTCGGTGCCGGTCTGGATCGGCACCGAGGGCGAGCACATCGTGATCATGACCGGGCCGCACAGTCAGAAGGCGCGCAACCTGCGTCGCGACCCGCGGGTCGCAATCTCGCTGACCGCGCCGGACAACCCGTTCCAGCCGGTGATCATCCGTGGCCGGGTGGTCGAGTGGCTGGACGGTGTCCCGGCGCGACGGATCGTCGATCGGCTGGCGATGAAGTACATCGGCAGCCCGTACGATCCCGACATCGTCCGCATCGTCGCCCGGATCGAACCCGATCACCAGTCGGCCTGA
- the melA gene encoding alpha-glucosidase/alpha-galactosidase — translation MSSTMNPTAIRPKITLIGAGGYVFPFRLVGDLLSFPALRDATICLMDINAERLSRVAAATRELIEHHGLGARVEETTDRRAALTEADFVIITFQVGGVEAYRHDVEIPRRYGVDQTVGDTIGPGGVFRFLRSVTSYRQIVADARELCPDAQFINYANPMAMATGYLNALGASTVGLCHSVQGTTRMLARTLGVPYEEVNYRCAGINHQAWVLEFQQGGTDLYPRLREEMARRHVRGRGAGELAGDHGDHSDEAEGHSNYEGGNEQVRTDLMNTFGYFETESSHHASEYLPYFRKSPELIKEYIPERWDYYEICSAHDEQGDIDDQLERLKKELAPSVEYGASIVNSMVTGELSVIHGNVPNATGAISNLPADACVEVPCLVDRSGVQPTTMGDLPLQLAALNRTNIGLQTLAVQAALTGSRENVYHAVALDPLTAALCTLDEIRSMTDELFAAHAALLPEELRPA, via the coding sequence ATGTCATCGACGATGAATCCGACTGCGATCCGCCCCAAGATCACCTTGATCGGTGCCGGCGGCTACGTCTTCCCGTTCCGGCTGGTCGGCGACCTGCTGAGTTTTCCGGCGCTGCGCGACGCCACCATCTGCCTGATGGACATCAACGCCGAACGGCTGAGCCGGGTCGCCGCGGCGACCCGAGAGTTGATCGAGCACCACGGGCTCGGCGCCCGGGTGGAGGAGACCACCGATCGCCGAGCAGCGCTGACCGAAGCCGACTTCGTGATCATCACCTTCCAGGTCGGTGGCGTCGAGGCCTACCGACACGACGTGGAGATCCCGCGCCGCTACGGCGTCGACCAGACCGTCGGCGACACCATCGGGCCCGGCGGCGTCTTCCGTTTCCTGCGTTCGGTCACGTCCTACCGGCAGATCGTCGCCGACGCCCGCGAGCTGTGCCCGGACGCGCAGTTCATCAACTACGCCAATCCGATGGCGATGGCGACCGGCTACCTGAACGCTCTCGGTGCGTCGACGGTCGGGTTGTGTCACAGCGTCCAGGGCACCACCCGGATGTTGGCGCGCACCCTCGGAGTCCCGTACGAGGAGGTCAACTACCGCTGCGCCGGGATCAACCATCAGGCCTGGGTGTTGGAGTTCCAGCAGGGCGGGACCGACCTGTATCCGCGGTTGCGGGAGGAGATGGCTCGCCGCCATGTCCGCGGCCGGGGTGCAGGCGAGCTGGCGGGTGATCATGGCGATCACAGCGACGAGGCGGAGGGGCACAGCAACTACGAAGGTGGCAACGAACAGGTCCGTACCGACCTGATGAACACGTTCGGCTACTTCGAAACCGAGTCCAGTCACCACGCATCGGAGTACCTGCCCTACTTCCGGAAGAGCCCGGAGTTGATCAAGGAATACATCCCCGAGCGCTGGGACTACTACGAGATCTGCTCGGCGCACGACGAGCAGGGTGACATCGATGATCAACTCGAGAGGCTGAAGAAGGAACTCGCTCCGTCGGTGGAGTATGGCGCCAGCATCGTCAATTCGATGGTCACTGGTGAGTTGAGCGTCATCCACGGCAACGTCCCGAATGCCACCGGCGCGATCAGCAATCTGCCCGCCGACGCCTGCGTCGAGGTGCCGTGTCTGGTCGACCGCAGTGGGGTGCAGCCGACCACGATGGGAGATCTTCCGCTGCAGCTGGCCGCGCTGAACCGGACCAACATCGGTTTGCAGACCCTGGCCGTCCAGGCGGCGCTGACCGGGAGCCGGGAGAACGTCTACCACGCCGTGGCGTTGGATCCGTTGACCGCGGCGCTCTGCACCCTGGACGAGATCCGGTCGATGACCGACGAACTCTTCGCCGCCCACGCGGCGCTGTTGCCCGAGGAGCTGCGGCCGGCCTGA
- a CDS encoding helix-turn-helix domain-containing protein has protein sequence MTSAVLQADAVDVLPAGFWVHQGAPPTMRLPHRHDDVEVNVVLCGQLDYIFGGSRLTVRAGQIAVFWAATPHRLLAARDEVPDPTRGCWLHIPLTAVLRWGLPEYEIGRLLQMSALIAPVDCLPYDPERLFAAWADELADDRDDGTAMPAPLEAQALLRRACRHRATATAPEATSSDGRPHGNVIAGVTAMAQYIVEHFRDQVSIDDVAAAAHLNRTYAATIFSRSLGTTPGRYLARCRVAEAQRLLITTDKTMLDIAREAGFSSQSSFYEQFTRHCDVSPGGYRRRHGRS, from the coding sequence ATGACCAGCGCTGTCCTGCAGGCCGACGCCGTCGACGTGCTGCCGGCGGGCTTCTGGGTGCACCAGGGGGCGCCGCCGACGATGCGGCTGCCGCACCGGCATGACGACGTCGAGGTGAACGTCGTCCTTTGCGGGCAGTTGGACTACATCTTCGGCGGGTCCCGGTTGACCGTCCGAGCCGGTCAGATCGCCGTCTTCTGGGCCGCCACCCCGCACCGGCTGCTCGCCGCCCGGGACGAGGTTCCCGATCCGACCCGCGGCTGCTGGCTGCACATCCCGCTGACCGCGGTGCTGCGCTGGGGTCTGCCGGAGTACGAGATCGGCCGACTGCTCCAGATGTCGGCACTGATCGCGCCCGTCGACTGTCTGCCGTACGACCCCGAGCGACTGTTCGCCGCGTGGGCCGATGAGCTCGCCGATGACCGGGACGACGGGACGGCGATGCCTGCGCCGCTCGAGGCCCAGGCGCTGCTGCGTCGAGCATGTCGCCATCGGGCGACGGCGACGGCACCGGAGGCCACGAGCTCCGACGGACGCCCGCACGGCAACGTGATCGCCGGCGTCACCGCGATGGCGCAGTACATTGTCGAGCACTTCCGTGATCAGGTCAGCATCGACGATGTCGCCGCTGCCGCTCACCTGAACCGGACCTACGCGGCAACGATCTTCAGCCGCAGCCTGGGCACCACGCCGGGACGCTATCTTGCTCGCTGCCGGGTGGCCGAGGCACAGCGGCTGTTGATCACCACCGACAAGACCATGCTGGACATCGCCCGGGAGGCAGGGTTCAGTTCACAGAGCAGCTTCTACGAGCAGTTCACCCGGCACTGCGACGTCTCCCCCGGCGGTTATCGACGGCGGCACGGAAGATCCTGA
- a CDS encoding transposase, translated as MAGAAPSTRQSGKLRAVTFRWSCDKQLRDAVTDFAGDSRHANPWAADLYQRARTRGHDHAHAVRILARAWLHVIWHCWQNGVSYDPAQHHALQRILQAQNQPA; from the coding sequence CTGGCCGGTGCCGCACCCTCCACCCGGCAATCGGGCAAACTCCGCGCCGTCACCTTCCGCTGGTCCTGCGACAAACAACTCCGCGACGCTGTCACCGACTTCGCCGGCGACAGCCGACACGCCAACCCCTGGGCCGCCGACCTCTACCAACGAGCCCGCACCCGAGGACACGACCACGCCCACGCCGTCCGCATCCTCGCCCGAGCCTGGCTGCACGTGATCTGGCACTGCTGGCAAAACGGCGTCTCCTACGACCCCGCCCAACACCACGCCCTCCAACGCATCCTCCAAGCCCAAAACCAGCCGGCTTGA
- a CDS encoding bile acid:sodium symporter family protein: MALRLRLPGWLDLFIVSLLAAILLATVLPVRGTAATVFDHLTTAAVCILFFLHGAKLSPTNALHSFTRWRFQLLVLGFTFVAFPLLGLAMLPLKGSLLTPTLFAGVIFLCILPSTVQSSIAFTSIARGNVGLAVSSASVSNVLGVVITPLLAALLLGSEAKITAGSVVGILLQLLLPFVIGQLLHRRVGPWLAAHKPVINIVDRGSILLVVYTAFSAGVVEGLWRIVAPPTLAAIIGLSIVLLAVVIGLTFAIGRLTRMSREDRVVLLFCGSKKSLASGLPMATLLFPSSTVGMIVLPVMIFHLIQLIVCAVLARVWARRAEVQVLEPSYSG; encoded by the coding sequence GTGGCTCTCAGACTCCGACTGCCGGGATGGCTCGACCTGTTCATCGTGTCGCTGCTCGCTGCGATCCTGCTGGCCACGGTGCTGCCGGTGCGGGGGACAGCGGCGACCGTCTTCGATCATCTGACGACGGCTGCGGTCTGCATCCTGTTCTTCCTGCACGGCGCCAAGCTGTCACCGACGAACGCCCTGCACAGCTTCACGCGTTGGCGTTTCCAGCTGCTGGTGCTCGGTTTCACGTTCGTCGCGTTCCCACTTCTGGGGCTGGCGATGCTTCCGTTGAAGGGCAGTCTGCTGACCCCGACCCTGTTCGCCGGCGTGATCTTCCTGTGCATCCTGCCGTCGACGGTGCAGTCCTCCATCGCGTTCACCTCGATCGCCCGCGGCAATGTGGGTCTGGCGGTGAGCTCGGCCTCGGTCTCCAATGTGCTCGGAGTGGTGATCACGCCGTTGCTGGCGGCGCTGCTGCTCGGGTCGGAGGCGAAGATCACCGCCGGATCGGTGGTCGGCATCCTGCTGCAGTTGCTGTTGCCGTTCGTGATCGGGCAGTTGTTGCACCGTCGCGTCGGGCCCTGGCTGGCCGCGCACAAACCGGTGATCAACATCGTCGACCGCGGATCGATCCTGCTGGTGGTCTACACCGCCTTCAGTGCGGGCGTGGTCGAAGGGCTCTGGCGGATCGTCGCACCGCCGACGTTGGCGGCGATCATCGGTCTGTCGATCGTGCTGCTGGCCGTCGTGATCGGGTTGACCTTCGCCATCGGACGGCTGACCAGGATGTCGCGCGAGGACCGTGTGGTGCTGCTCTTCTGCGGGTCCAAGAAGAGTCTGGCCAGTGGTCTGCCGATGGCGACCCTGTTGTTCCCGTCCAGCACCGTCGGCATGATCGTGCTGCCGGTGATGATCTTCCACTTGATCCAGTTGATCGTCTGCGCGGTGTTGGCGCGGGTCTGGGCACGACGCGCGGAGGTCCAGGTTCTGGAGCCGTCCTACTCGGGCTGA
- a CDS encoding MFS transporter, with translation MTDVLPSPTAPATRPSVRARLILILLCAAQFAISIDFSILNVALPSLGADLGLSAANLQWAVTAFALPSGGFLLLAGRLGDLVGRRRMFLIGLVIFAAASLLATLAVGPAMFLTARALQGLGAAITIPTAMALLTTNFAEGPARNRALGISGMILSLGFTLGMLLGGTLTSTLGWRSTMALNVIMAIPVLIAAPLLLTESRPARAPRLDIPGAVTVTGGLLALIYAVSTGSEHGWARPDVLIGLVAAVVGFVAFAIVENRAAEPLVSLAILRRRTVAWGNLGGMATFSMASSLTFLLTLFLQEVDGLSPFRSGLIFGVTGLGAAGAGVLASRMINRFAAHRILTVGLLFQGLATAVMIMIGRGNGVVLVLIFCTAAFFGHMFSVVSYGVAATSGLPNREQGLATGLLTTAQQVGLTLGIPIMSAISAARSAGLRADGATPTQAMLGGLQSGIAADGAILVVAAILMAAFLRPRADRSLR, from the coding sequence ATGACCGATGTTCTGCCCTCTCCGACCGCGCCCGCGACCCGTCCGTCCGTTCGTGCCCGGCTGATCCTGATCCTGCTCTGTGCAGCCCAGTTCGCGATCTCGATCGACTTCAGCATCCTCAACGTCGCGTTGCCCAGTCTCGGTGCCGACCTCGGGCTGTCCGCAGCGAATCTGCAGTGGGCGGTGACGGCCTTCGCGCTGCCGTCCGGTGGCTTCCTGCTGCTTGCCGGCCGACTCGGCGACCTCGTCGGCCGGCGTCGGATGTTCCTGATCGGGCTGGTGATCTTCGCCGCGGCATCGCTGCTGGCAACGCTGGCGGTCGGACCGGCAATGTTCCTGACAGCTCGTGCGCTCCAGGGACTCGGTGCGGCGATCACCATCCCGACCGCGATGGCCCTGCTGACCACGAACTTCGCCGAAGGACCGGCTCGCAACCGCGCACTCGGCATCTCCGGAATGATCTTGTCCCTCGGCTTCACCCTCGGCATGTTGCTCGGCGGCACGCTCACCTCCACACTCGGCTGGCGGTCGACGATGGCACTGAACGTGATCATGGCCATCCCGGTCCTGATCGCCGCGCCGCTGCTGTTGACCGAGAGCCGGCCGGCGCGGGCCCCGCGGCTCGACATTCCCGGCGCGGTGACCGTCACCGGCGGGCTGTTGGCATTGATCTACGCCGTCTCCACCGGTTCGGAGCACGGTTGGGCCCGACCGGACGTGTTGATCGGCCTGGTCGCCGCTGTGGTGGGCTTCGTCGCGTTCGCGATCGTGGAGAACCGTGCCGCCGAACCGCTGGTGTCGCTGGCGATCCTGCGGCGCCGTACGGTCGCCTGGGGCAACCTCGGCGGGATGGCGACGTTTTCGATGGCCAGCTCGCTGACCTTCCTGCTGACCTTGTTCCTGCAGGAGGTGGACGGTCTGTCCCCGTTCCGCTCCGGACTGATCTTCGGCGTCACCGGACTCGGTGCTGCCGGAGCCGGCGTGCTCGCATCACGGATGATCAACAGGTTCGCCGCACACCGCATCCTGACGGTCGGACTTCTGTTCCAGGGCCTGGCGACGGCTGTGATGATCATGATCGGCCGCGGCAACGGGGTGGTGCTGGTGTTGATCTTCTGCACGGCCGCCTTCTTCGGCCACATGTTCTCCGTCGTCTCCTACGGTGTTGCGGCCACCTCCGGACTGCCGAACCGTGAGCAGGGGTTGGCGACCGGTCTGCTGACCACCGCTCAGCAGGTCGGACTGACGCTCGGGATCCCGATCATGTCGGCGATCTCGGCCGCTCGGTCCGCCGGGCTGCGTGCTGACGGCGCGACCCCGACCCAGGCCATGCTCGGCGGGCTGCAGTCGGGAATCGCGGCCGACGGCGCCATCCTGGTGGTTGCCGCGATCCTGATGGCCGCCTTCCTGCGGCCCCGCGCCGATCGGTCGCTGCGCTAG
- a CDS encoding winged helix-turn-helix transcriptional regulator translates to MQRTNFSEMACSIARTLDVIGEPWSPLILRDVWVGMSRFDQLQADLGISRKVLTERLNHLVDHGVLRRDPYDNRPRYEYRLTDKGTELVDLLMIMVGWGDKWLAGEAGPPVLYRHHACGQISSVDLRCAGCGEPMHADDVEVLPGPGAANASTDATAQGA, encoded by the coding sequence ATGCAACGCACGAACTTCTCCGAGATGGCCTGTTCGATCGCCCGCACCCTCGACGTGATCGGCGAGCCCTGGTCGCCGTTGATCCTGCGTGATGTCTGGGTCGGGATGAGTCGGTTCGACCAGTTGCAGGCCGACCTCGGGATCTCACGCAAGGTGCTGACCGAGCGGTTGAACCACTTGGTCGACCACGGCGTGCTGCGGCGGGATCCGTACGACAACCGGCCGCGCTATGAGTACCGGCTGACCGACAAGGGCACCGAGTTGGTCGACCTGTTGATGATCATGGTCGGCTGGGGCGACAAGTGGCTGGCGGGCGAAGCCGGCCCGCCGGTGCTGTATCGGCATCACGCCTGTGGGCAGATCAGCAGCGTCGATCTACGCTGCGCCGGCTGTGGCGAGCCGATGCACGCCGATGACGTCGAGGTACTTCCCGGGCCGGGCGCCGCGAACGCTTCGACCGACGCCACGGCTCAGGGCGCCTGA
- a CDS encoding dihydrofolate reductase family protein, translated as MTKVITALSVSVDGYITGRDPGPGHGLGDGGMLFDWYFNGDTPSSEFDGFKLSKDSARVFDALAGRVGASLAGRNTYDDSDRFGDDGGPHPTAPLFVLSHRPAPQMSGRQTLINSGIEDAVAAAKKAAGDKYVALMGGGVVTAALRAGLVDELVLHQVPVLLGSGRRYFSELPEHVTLRLINCVAAPGVTHLHYEVQR; from the coding sequence ATGACCAAAGTCATCACCGCGTTGTCGGTTTCGGTCGACGGCTACATCACCGGGCGCGACCCGGGCCCCGGCCACGGACTCGGCGACGGCGGAATGCTCTTCGACTGGTATTTCAACGGCGACACACCGAGCAGCGAGTTCGACGGCTTCAAGCTCAGCAAGGACAGTGCCCGGGTCTTCGACGCCCTCGCCGGTCGCGTCGGAGCCAGCCTGGCCGGTCGCAACACCTACGACGACTCCGACCGTTTCGGCGACGACGGCGGACCGCATCCGACCGCCCCCTTGTTCGTCCTCAGCCACCGCCCGGCACCACAGATGAGCGGACGCCAGACCTTGATCAACTCCGGCATCGAGGATGCCGTCGCAGCCGCCAAGAAGGCTGCCGGCGACAAGTACGTCGCCCTGATGGGCGGCGGCGTCGTCACGGCGGCGTTGCGGGCCGGCCTGGTCGACGAGCTGGTGCTGCATCAGGTGCCGGTCCTGCTCGGCTCCGGCCGGCGCTATTTCTCCGAACTGCCCGAGCACGTCACACTGCGGCTGATCAATTGCGTCGCAGCCCCGGGCGTCACCCATCTGCACTACGAGGTGCAGCGATGA
- a CDS encoding LysR family transcriptional regulator, translating to MATKRDNQSPSLDLSQLRTFLTVADHLSFSAAARRLGLSQSAVSQHVRRLERTMEVALLSRDTHRVALTAEGEALIAIARSMLELNEDAFRSIGAAVPRGRVRFGVSEDFALSRLPDLLRRFRLSHPAIDLELTVGLSVHLHRQLRARELDLVLAKRSADVGRARLVFDDRLVWVGAPNLRLERGRAVPLITYPPPSVTRERAMQALEHSSRSYHLACTSGSLSGLRAAALAGLGVLPFSRSLIPEGLVEVGRRDLPRLGDTEFVLVTRRATVPAATQAVIDAVLADHRELYPATSSPH from the coding sequence GTGGCCACGAAGCGTGATAACCAATCGCCGAGTCTCGATCTGTCCCAACTGCGGACCTTCCTGACCGTCGCCGATCACCTGAGCTTCTCCGCCGCAGCGCGGCGGCTCGGGCTCAGCCAGTCGGCAGTCAGCCAACACGTCCGCCGGCTCGAGCGCACGATGGAGGTCGCCCTGCTGTCCCGCGACACCCATCGGGTGGCACTGACCGCCGAAGGTGAGGCGCTGATCGCGATCGCTCGGTCGATGTTGGAGCTGAACGAGGATGCGTTCCGATCGATCGGTGCTGCCGTGCCGCGAGGTCGGGTCCGGTTCGGCGTCTCGGAGGACTTCGCGCTGTCCCGACTCCCCGATCTGCTCCGCCGGTTCCGGCTGAGCCATCCGGCGATCGACCTCGAGCTGACGGTCGGCCTGAGTGTGCATCTGCACCGTCAGCTCCGAGCCCGCGAACTGGATCTGGTGCTGGCCAAGCGTTCCGCCGACGTGGGTCGGGCCCGGTTGGTCTTCGACGATCGCCTGGTCTGGGTCGGAGCTCCCAACCTGCGCCTGGAACGCGGCCGGGCCGTCCCGTTGATCACCTATCCGCCGCCGAGCGTGACCCGCGAGCGAGCGATGCAGGCCCTGGAACACAGCTCACGGAGCTACCACCTGGCGTGCACGTCGGGCAGCCTGAGCGGCTTGCGCGCCGCTGCCCTCGCCGGACTCGGGGTGCTGCCGTTCTCTCGTTCATTGATCCCCGAAGGCCTGGTCGAGGTCGGCCGTCGCGACCTGCCGCGACTCGGCGACACCGAGTTCGTACTGGTCACCCGGCGTGCCACCGTGCCGGCGGCTACCCAGGCCGTGATCGACGCGGTCCTGGCCGACCATCGCGAGCTCTACCCGGCGACGTCGTCGCCGCACTGA